The Malaclemys terrapin pileata isolate rMalTer1 chromosome 5, rMalTer1.hap1, whole genome shotgun sequence genomic interval AGTTAGACTTCTTGAAAGTTTGGATTTAACTAGTGCAGTGGGACAGCTTCTTAATGAAACAATTCAGGCACAGAATAAAGAATATAAAACTGGAATGACTACCCAGTTATTTCTTATTGGTGCATGGAGCAGTGCTGTACTTGAATGCCTTCAGCAGAATGTTCCTTTTTCACTAATAGTATCTGTGATGTCTGAAGGATTGAACTCTTGCAGTGAAAAAGTCCAGTGTCTTCAGCTCTCAGTACATGATTcatataaagggcctgattctgctcccattcacttcagttctAGCAGTTTGGGGCCCCAAATTATTGAAAATAAAACTCCTGGTATTGGAGCTAACAGTTTTTTAAATTCTCTTGTGCATATTCTTAAAGAGGTTCCTGTATCTAAAGAAGAAAGTGTTCCAGAAGGCCTTCATTCTCATCAAGCAAGCCCTTGCGATCTTCATAACAGATGTTTGAATTCACACCTATGCCCTACAGACTATATAACACCCTCATTGGTTGAACTAGTGGGCAATAAAACTATGCCTGCGGTTCCTGGAAGCAGTTTGATTGCATCCAGCTATACCAAAAGAACAAGATTAACTCATAGTAGATACTTTAACACTCCAGGAAAAAAACATTGTTCACTCCAAGTAGACAGTTTTGGGGGTCCTCCCACTGGGCCTGCAGCATGTCCTTATGAATTTAATGATTTTGAACAATTGGCAATGGCTCTTAGCCATGGGAATCAGTCTAGCATGAAATTGGTACAGGATATTGTCAGATGCCAGCAACAAGTAGCTGATCACGCAGGTTCTTCTCAATTTAATATTGCAGAAGTTGTGACATGCTGTTTACCAGGATTGTCTGAACATTATTCTTGTGTGTGTCCAGGGTATATCACTTTAGTATCACCAGAGAAAGCCACTGTTGCCAAGCAACTTCAGGATAGACCGCTTCAGATTCTACTTGTAGATGGTGATCTAACAGAAAAGTATCGTCACTTGGGATTTAATAGACCATCAAATATCCGAACAATATTGGAAAATGTAGGCTTACAAGAAAGTAGCTCAGAAAGTTTATGGATAAATTGTGTGTTAGATATTTTAATACAAGCAAAAGTAAATTTAGTTTTGGTAAAAGGAAATGTGTGTGAAAGTTTAATGGAAAGATGCATCCTGAATAACATATTGATAATCAATCCAGTAACTCTCAATGTGCTACATGCTTTTGGGAAGGCCACAGGAGTGCAGCTGGTGACATACCTTTCCCAGGTAAATAGTCATTGCATGGGTAGCAGTGTCTGGGTGGATTTCTGGAGAACTGGTGACTTGAGCACAATGGAATTGGATAACAAAGTGCCAATCAGTATAAAAGCTGAAGGAATTCATCTGGTAACAGCTGTGCTTAGTAGCACAGTAACTTCAAAGATGCAAGTCACTGAAGATCAGTTCTGGACTTGTGCTTATCGCCTGCATCATGCTCTAACTGACCAGAAAGTTTTTCCTGGAGGTGGTGCTGTTGAACTGTTGTGCCTCAGTCATCTTAAGACGCTTGAAGAACAATCATTAAAGCAACCACATAAAAAACCTTCAGGGGATTTTTACATGTCATCTGGTTGGCTGACAAAATCATTGACGCAGTATAAACCAGTTGTGCTTAAAGCTCTGGCAAGTGGTTGGCATCAGTACCTTTCAAGAGTCATGTGTAACACTGCTCATTATGCATCAGAGTTTGAAGCAAGCGCTTCCATTGAGCATCATCTCAAAAAAGCAGCAGACTGTGGTTCTCCTTCAGCATATATCCTGAAAGAGTTCAATAAAGGAGataaggtcatggtggattttggTCTTTCAGCTAAACCCGAGGAGGCTGTAAAGATATATGACAATGTTACACCCAAGGTGGAGGCATGGCGCAGAGCTCTAGACTTGGTGCTATTAGTGCTTCAAACAGATGCTGAAATTATCACAGGTCCTAAGATAAATCAGTTATTAAATTCACATGTATCCAGTGAGTTCATATTTTTATAGGACGTGGTAGGCTTTATTTAGGACTCTAACTCAGTGGGTGGAAAATTTGCAGGTACACAGTGTTTGTGCAGCTATAAAGCAAACTTTTTAGGGGTTATGCCAAtgatatttacaaataaaattcaGCACATGGATCTAGAGGCAAACTAGATAATGCTGTAGCTTTTACTTTCTAGAAATGGAGTTTGCATCTGGGTGTCCATCCACTCTACACTGTGATAAGGTCAAATTGATGCATGAGAGAAGTATGAAGCTGCTAGGTGGAGATACTAATGGAAATGAGCTCACTGTCTCTAAGCAACAAAAGTGCCTGTTTGTTCCCATGCTCTCTCTATTAACTCTCCTCCCCACTTCTTATGCTACGTGGCATAGGAAGCAAAATACAGCTCCAGACTCTTCAGGTGAAGAGAAAAGGCTGAAATTTGGTCTGGGTTTCTGGCATGTTTGTGCTTTGCAAAACTGGCGGGGGGCAGCTGAGGGCTTCATCCACAGATTTCCCTTTACTACAAAGTCAGTTCTTGCCCTTATTCACCTGCTATAGCAAAGGAGTAACACCCTTCTGTCTCAACTGCTGTTTTTGTGGGTGTTCTGTGATTTTTAAGGGGGCTTTGCTTTGTCTACCCTCATTTCTTATTTCTAGTGGTTTTTTTCACATAAGAAACttcaggtcttgtctaccctGTTCCTGGAAGAGCTTAGATGACTCAAATACTAGTGAGATTGACATAACAAGTAACAAATGTTTTTttagttggctttttttttttttttttttaatttgtgaccACCATTTCCACAAATGCCTGATGCTGTTGAGAGGGACGATTCAACACTTCACCCATTTAGCTAAGGGTTGAGAAAACTTCTCTTAGTTTCTCTGGACTTCTATGAAGAGCTCAACCAAAAACAGGGAAGAGAAATCTTTATGCAAAAAGTACAATGAGGAAAACCCTACATCTTGTGCCTTCTGTGTGGATGAGGAAGTGGGCACTCTTTCTTTGCAGGTCCCATTCTAAGTGCTTCAGAGACGAGCTATTGTCAGTTGAGGGGACATTGCTCTTTGTTTGGAAGTCCGAGAAGGTGAGAATTATTAAGCATACTTCACTGAATATTATTCCAAGTAGTGAATACCCAGGATCAGCTCCTCAGCTATCCTGAATCAACGTTGTGATGTTAACTTCAGTAGGTTCATGCCAGCAGAGAATCAGGCAACAAACTTGCCACCAACAAGTGCTCAGGTGACCATATAAGACATTACGCAGTTATGTTAGAGGGGTAACTACTCTCTTGGAAGAGGGAACTTCCCTATGCCTCTATTTAGAGAGGGTGCTGAGAGGTCCTCCTAGAAGAAATAGCAGTCATGGTGGTATCTATAGACAGAGTAGATATGTTAAAAGTGGAATCACAAGTATTACTAGTTAAGATTGAGGTGCACTGGAAAGAGCTGACTGAGAAAGCTTGAACTGTGCCTGGCTTAAGCCATTGCCATTACCTTCCTTTTCCTAAGTGTTACTTTTCTTACAACTTTAAGTGAATTGTCTCTTGTGAGAAGGGAAACTAGCTTTCATATTATATAACATTACCCCTCAAAAGGTTATATTTCCAACTTTTATTAAGCAGAAACCTGCCTAGGGGCTATATTATAGTCTTGGGCATGACAATTtacctctgtgcctcattttctacattttaaaagggGGATGATAgtatagaccagtggtgggcaacctgtggcacatCAAGGTAATCTAATTgcgggccacaagacattttgctgacatttacCATCTGCAGGCACTGTGCCCCACAGCTCCTAGTAGCCACGATTCTCtgttccggccaatgggagctgtgggaagcggcgcttGCAGGTGAAGGGGCCGCAAGGATATGCTGTCCGCCgcttcctacagctcccattggccgggaacagaaccatggccactgggagctgcggtgtggtgtgcctgtggacggtcaacgtcagcaaaatgtctcgcagcccgcaaTCAGAGTACCCTGataggcaacctgcggcccgcatgcagcccatcactGGTATAGACcttatttataaagtgcttagAGAGCTATGGATGAAATATGCTATCAAAGAGGTAGGTAGGTATTTTGAATTAAATGTAATGTAATATAGCAAAAGACAAGTGTTTATTTAGATTTACACATCCTTTATAACcccttttcatttcagtttaatataaaaaactatttgaaaatatCTATATTTTGAACTTGTACTGACAGTATAATGTGTGTTTTGACGCACTACAAAAAGCTGCTGTGTTTTTAATGTTCTTTAATGCTATGGGAAGACAGGGAAGTAGGAATCATTCATCCATTTTAAATATGTAGAGAAAATGAGAATGTGTATATGGATATGCCTTTCAATATACTGCTAAGTCAATTTGTATATACTGCAAATACAAATTTAGTACTCTAGCCTGCAGTAGATTATACTCATTAGTACTACATTTGGTATTGTTTGCAGGAAGAGACCATAATTTTGTGTTTATAAATAGGGCATACATTTCTTATTGTAAGAAATATATACTACATAGGCTGTCAAATCTTGGAAAAGGTCTCACTTGAAACACCCCCTTTTGACAATATTTGCCCcctctaaataaaataaaattaaaatctacCTGGTTTCCTTTGGGTTCTTTTGGTTAttcattttcaacaaaacaaGGGATGACGATTTACAGCCAGCATTCTATAATGCTTTCATTGTGGCAAAAGACCAAATCTGAGTCTGGATAACTTAGTCAAGAGTCATTTTACCATCTAGCAGCATTTAAATAGTAAGCCGAGCCAAGATGGAATTGGTATTAGTTGTAACAGAAAAGCTTATAACTGTGGAGACAGTTTCTCAAACTAATACTTTGAGTAAACTTCACAGTGAGTGTCTCATACTTCGGgtgaaaacaaaatagaaaaaagacTGTAAATGGTGGTACTAAAACTAATTCCTGCTCTTGAGCATTTTTTTGTCATCACTGTAATGGCTGACACCATTTGGATTAAATATGATTAGATTTACTCATCAAAACCACTGCTGCTATTTGTAATCTGATTCTATACACTTCTTTTGGGGTGGGGTATCGGCATGACATTGGAGGCCAAGAATtttctagaggggaaaaaaagagctgTTTTACTGTAAGTCCTGGCTCAGTAAAAGGGCAGTCACAAAATCAGAGCAGTTacttaaaaatattgtaaatatgGTGGGCCTTTGTCACTTCCTATGTATTGGTCTGACTAGATGTCACCCTTTTCCTTTATGCTTCTCGTCCTCTGTGTCTCTCGCTCTAGAGAAGGTATTGTGGAGCAGAGGGATGAAATAGCTCAAGCACCACTGTCCAACTACAGCCTTCCCATTTACTCTGAAGGCTCCTTGACCCCTTAATTCATtctccagccctcctgcttcCTGTCATAGACATCATCATATCCAGGTGCCTTGCAGCCTTCTGAAGCTCCTCTGAGGGCCCATCCCTCAGGCACCTCAATTAGTTTTGTCAGCTCCTGATGACTATAAATGGCTAAAGCTTGTGGGAAAGAAGgattgggtggggggggcggtCCCTAAGAAGTCTCTGTTAGTGGGCTCCAAGTGTATGGCACCAGACCTAATCTAAACCTTGTGCCCTTCATACTAGCTCATCTCCCTACCTTTCCTCATCTCCCATATATTTTGGCTCTCCCAACCCGTTTTTCCCCACCCACAATTCCACAACACTTCACCTATCCCTTGCCCTGTGAAAAATATTCCACTTCCTCATTTCCACCTGAAACAGCCCCTGGCTCCCACAAATTACTGGCCATTCTTCTGCAGTAACCCCATTTTCCCCCCCTTTCATAACACAGCTGGTATTGTTGTATCCCCACAGCCTACGAATACTTTAAGGATTCCCACAGCAAGCCAGATAGCCAACTCAGGCCCTAAACAAACCTTAGCCATGGGGTGAAGACAGGGGTCCCTGAGGAGTTTCTCCTGGTCTTCAGCAGTCCAGAGGACCATTGTCACTACTCACATGACATGAGCCCACCAAATGTCCTTTATGCTCTCTACATAATCTGGATGAAACAGATCCTCAGTTTATGTAACTTGGTGTAGCTCCTTTGACTACATTGGAGTTACACTGCTTTACACTAGCTAAATATCTAGTCCATTGTGAGGTATACAGAGAGGAATTATAAGACTAGTAAAATTTTCATAGATAATATCTATATAGGAGATGCTGCTCATAGCTATGTTGTTAAGGTCATATTGAGACTCCATATAGCCATGAAATATAATCTATGACACACACATTCTACTAACATATAATTGAAAGAAGCTGTTACTATGACCATTTTTGTGATTAAAGGAGcagattttttgtttatttttcaaaaatgttaaataaaaacttttaaaatggcAGCCCTAAATGTAAGTCTActttgaaaagttaaaaaaaaatctccacatTTATTTGGCTTTCTCTAATATAAAATTGTCTATAAACTTCAGAATTCAGGAATCGGTTAATTTTGGAACACTCTCATGCCTAGGATAGGTTTTTAGAATTTTAGTTTTGAAACAAGTTACTAACACTCCTCAACAGAATAGACCAGATCTCCTTCAGCTACTTAGTGATTACATCTTTAATCATCCAGGGATTCATTTTTACTTGACTATGCAATTAGCACTTACCAAGTTATTAACTACATTCCAGAAGTATTAGGAGGTTAGAAGGGAAAAGCTGAGTGATTCAAGGGGGACATAAGGAACTGTGAGCACTacacataaatgtaaacaaaacctCCCACCAAAGTGTTTGTAATTGCGTAGTCAAGTTTGGCActattgtcttttttttctcttgaCTCTCTTGTTTTTTGGTATTGCATAACCCTGATCCTCAGAAGAGATCTAGTTACAATTGATTTGAGTAATAGGCCTCAGAGGATTGTGGAAAAAGCTGCGTAAGATAATTGTGTTCAATGTGTCCAAATGTCTATTTACAGAGCTCttagaaactgaaaaaaattacacACTAACTACTGATAGAATCCAAAATGATGTAAAATTTCCAATAGGGCTTTTACAGGCATATAATGGTACATTTAAATGCTGTAATGTAAATCTCTTCTGAAAAGGTTTCAGATATCATTTGGTAATTAGACATTTGCTTTTTCATAGACTAGGCAAATAGAGATATAGTACTCTATATTAGCTGTAGATAGCGCATCCTATACCATTGACGTGCTCTTGATGCTACCTGCCCAATgatcccctctctgccccatcctATTGCTCCATTGTACTTGTAAGCATTGATACTGATTAATGTTGACATTAAAAACCCAGGAATATTTGCACACAAAAAACATTAACTCACAATTACTGTGGCTCAAACTATTTTCTGTCAATGCAATCACTAAAAACATAATCTGTTATTTGTATATTAATTGGTATGTTCAGAGTTAAGATTGTACATTTGAGGGGTGAGGATGTTTCATGATGGAGAGCCAAAACATACATTGGTGGGaagctgggcagtggggcttatCACTGACTCCCTGGCCCTGCTATACTTGTGTCATGAGCGCCACAGTAGAGCCCAATTGCCTGGCCCCAATGGGCACCCTAGTTTCATGATTCCCCCCAAACACACTCTCCTAATCCTTGTTCTTACATTGTTTTTTGATTCTGCTGATTTGTATTAATTTTATGAATAAAAGTAAGTGCTAATAAAACTGATGTAAACCAACGTAAGTGGAAAAAGAAGGAAGAGCTTCATTTTGGATTGAGGATTAGGTGAGACAACAGAGGCATTGGGCCAGAGAACTGGGCTTTGCAGTGGGAATGGTGACAGGCATACAGGTGTCCAGGGAGTCACTCGGGAGCATCACAGACCATCCCTGCTCCCTGTACCTTTTGCCAACAGTTATGCCTCTCTGCCCATCTGTACCTCTCTGTGATACATTAAGCATGGCAGTAGGAGTCCCAGTTCAATAGCTCTAATGATATCTGTCACAGAAAGCAGATCCTTGTCACAAGGTGTGCTGTAATTTTAAGGACTGCCTTAGGTAGTATATCCCAGTTCCAAGTTCTGGCCCTTTAAGGAACAGTATTGTGGTGATTAGAGTCTCCAGAAGGTCACCTGCTTGTGAGCTGTTGCAAGGCATGCTGGGGAGGAGTATCAGTGTAGTTTCAGTACCAAGGAAACACTGGGTCTTAGAGGAGCTGTGTTAAAGTAGCTTTTATAGGATAAGACAGAGTGAGTGGGAAATTAATGAAGGGAAAAACCTGTGGTAACTAAGATACATGTATGGGTTTCAGATTGTCTGTTAGCACTTGTCCTTGTTTAGGGGGTTTCTGGCTTCCAGATAAGGTTAGAAGAGACTGCATTTTCCTTTCTCCAAAGCATACTCTTTGAAGAAGACTACTGAGTGAATGAAGCTGAAAGATTGTTTGCTTTTCATGAGAAGAGAGGCTTGGTTGGATTGGAGAGCTAAATCACCTTGTCAGCTCAGGGAAGAGGATCTGTGAGGATTGCCAGTCTGAAGAGGT includes:
- the BBS12 gene encoding Bardet-Biedl syndrome 12 protein; amino-acid sequence: MAFRNVNRRRHIGLQQLSSLASIGRTLLGPVKSYTFIVDESTSESVLTCSAVRLLESLDLTSAVGQLLNETIQAQNKEYKTGMTTQLFLIGAWSSAVLECLQQNVPFSLIVSVMSEGLNSCSEKVQCLQLSVHDSYKGPDSAPIHFSSSSLGPQIIENKTPGIGANSFLNSLVHILKEVPVSKEESVPEGLHSHQASPCDLHNRCLNSHLCPTDYITPSLVELVGNKTMPAVPGSSLIASSYTKRTRLTHSRYFNTPGKKHCSLQVDSFGGPPTGPAACPYEFNDFEQLAMALSHGNQSSMKLVQDIVRCQQQVADHAGSSQFNIAEVVTCCLPGLSEHYSCVCPGYITLVSPEKATVAKQLQDRPLQILLVDGDLTEKYRHLGFNRPSNIRTILENVGLQESSSESLWINCVLDILIQAKVNLVLVKGNVCESLMERCILNNILIINPVTLNVLHAFGKATGVQLVTYLSQVNSHCMGSSVWVDFWRTGDLSTMELDNKVPISIKAEGIHLVTAVLSSTVTSKMQVTEDQFWTCAYRLHHALTDQKVFPGGGAVELLCLSHLKTLEEQSLKQPHKKPSGDFYMSSGWLTKSLTQYKPVVLKALASGWHQYLSRVMCNTAHYASEFEASASIEHHLKKAADCGSPSAYILKEFNKGDKVMVDFGLSAKPEEAVKIYDNVTPKVEAWRRALDLVLLVLQTDAEIITGPKINQLLNSHVSSEFIFL